The proteins below come from a single Chryseobacterium sp. MA9 genomic window:
- a CDS encoding Crp/Fnr family transcriptional regulator, with protein MSKETISLVEYFKSYIPLSKKEIEVLNERFVERRIKRKQFILKENEVCQYYTFVVSGCLKMYNIDGNGEEHNLQFAAENDWIVDIDSFHNKKPSQLYIAALETSTVLQIEKNDLWFLYTYYPKFDKNFRVIIEQKFIELQNRVLQNISATGEEKYEFFLKHYPQLANRLPNTQIASYLGITPQFLSKIRQRRIKS; from the coding sequence ATGTCAAAAGAAACCATTTCGCTTGTAGAATATTTTAAAAGCTATATTCCGCTTTCAAAGAAAGAAATTGAGGTATTGAACGAACGGTTTGTGGAAAGGAGAATCAAGCGAAAACAGTTTATCCTGAAAGAAAACGAGGTTTGTCAATATTATACATTTGTAGTTTCAGGGTGTTTAAAAATGTACAATATAGATGGTAACGGGGAAGAACATAATCTTCAGTTTGCAGCAGAAAATGATTGGATTGTGGATATAGACAGTTTTCATAATAAAAAACCAAGTCAGTTGTATATTGCCGCTCTTGAAACTTCTACTGTTTTGCAAATTGAAAAAAATGATCTTTGGTTTCTTTATACTTACTATCCCAAATTCGACAAGAACTTCAGAGTGATTATCGAACAGAAATTCATTGAACTCCAAAATCGGGTGCTTCAGAATATAAGTGCAACAGGAGAAGAAAAATATGAATTTTTCCTCAAACATTATCCTCAGTTGGCCAACAGACTTCCCAATACACAGATTGCGTCTTATCTGGGAATTACACCTCAATTCTTAAGTAAAATCAGGCAGCGAAGAATTAAGAGCTGA
- a CDS encoding NADPH-dependent F420 reductase codes for METLKKVAVIGLGNIGKAIAGDLINNSHEVIVASRNNEESADFAQQSNGLAQSMDIDQAISTADIIIPAIWFGAFKEFFNDHEEILRGKTIIDVSNPITPDGNGGFKKIIGEKESAGELNRAVLPQGAKLVKAFGTLGAGSLAGASNGNPEKAVLFYASDDAAVDKDVEDVIKNAGFDPLKVGGIDQSIRIEVFGDLHEFGALGKTVSLAEAQSKL; via the coding sequence ATGGAAACATTAAAAAAAGTGGCCGTAATCGGTCTGGGGAATATTGGAAAAGCAATCGCAGGTGATTTAATTAATAATAGCCACGAGGTGATTGTAGCATCAAGAAATAATGAAGAGTCGGCTGACTTTGCTCAACAGTCTAATGGTCTCGCTCAAAGTATGGATATTGATCAGGCGATCAGTACGGCAGATATTATTATACCTGCAATATGGTTTGGTGCTTTTAAGGAATTTTTTAATGATCATGAGGAAATTCTGAGAGGAAAAACTATTATTGATGTCTCAAATCCTATTACTCCGGATGGAAATGGAGGATTTAAAAAGATTATCGGAGAAAAAGAATCTGCCGGAGAACTTAACAGAGCTGTACTTCCTCAGGGTGCCAAACTTGTAAAAGCTTTCGGAACATTGGGTGCCGGAAGTCTTGCAGGAGCTTCCAATGGAAATCCTGAGAAAGCAGTATTGTTTTATGCTTCAGACGATGCGGCAGTTGATAAGGATGTTGAAGATGTTATTAAAAATGCAGGATTTGATCCTTTAAAAGTAGGAGGGATTGACCAGTCGATTCGTATTGAAGTTTTTGGAGATCTGCATGAGTTTGGAGCATTGGGAAAAACCGTGAGCCTAGCAGAAGCTCAATCAAAATTATAA